The window TTCACGGGCTATCGGGGAGTGCGGATTTCGGCTACCGGGAAGCGATTTCTGGTCGAGGACGCGACGGTGTGGAACGTGGTTGATGGGTCAGGCGTCCTGGTCGGCCAGGCGGCCACCTTTGTCCGCTGGACGCCGATCGGGTGACGGCGGCATGGCAACCGAATACGATGAGGCGGGCAGCGCATCGACCTTAGTCGAGATGCTCGAACAGGAAGCTGGAGTATTGGCGGATGCCATGCCCCAGTTTATGAAAGTCTGGGATTGCCAGACGGCCATCCCGACGGGCAATCAGGCCTTCATGCTGCAATCGGCTCAAGATCCGGCTGACCGTTTCCGGCCGCAGTCCCGTGTAAGCCGAAAAAAACCACCGGGGAATTTTGTGCGGGATGATCACCGGACGGTTCCGTTTCAGCCGGAGCAGCCGGGTCAGTTCATGAATGGCGAGCAGCATGTGCGCGCGGGCATTGTGCCCGCGCAGGCCGATCATGGCGCGCTGCGCGGTGGTGATGTGCGTCCGTGTTTGTTCCAGCAGCGCGGTCCGCGCCTCGTCGTTTTTCCGCAGAAGGGTTAAAGGATCGTCGACGGTCACCGATCGTATGGTCACGTCCGTGACGGCTTTTGCGGCGAGCGAATCGGTGCGGGTGCGTTGGAGCCAATCGGAGAATCCGACGAGGTGGCCGGGGCCCAGAGCTTCGAGCAGGATTTCTTCGCCGTCCGCCGTAAAGACCACCATCGCGACAACCCCGCGGCAGATCATCAGCGCGTGCGAGGCGCGGGTATTCTGGCGCGAGAGAAACTCTCCGCTCCGATAGGTCGTGACCAAGCCACAGTGAGTGCCGACAGCTGTTTGATGGAGGGGAGGGAGGCTGTCGGCCTTCACCAGCGCACAATTGCCCTCTACGGGACAATCGAGGCATAAATCAATCGGAGGGAGCAGTTTCATGGATATCCCGGCCTTCTGTGCCTGTCGTGCGGTTGCGGGGGCGCCACGTGTGAGGCGGCCCGCCTTCCTCCCGAAAATTTTATTATAGAAGAAATAAGGGTTTTGTGACGCAGGTCACTTCCTCCCATGGGGAATCAGATACAATGCCTCGCCGCTACTCTGCCGTGTCATGGCGTTTGCGACGAGAACATTCAAGGCCGGCGATCGTGTCCTCTGTATCGGTGCGTTGGCCTTCTATCTGAAGAGATTGCAAATGCCGCTCAGCGATTTCCCCCGTCTGCTTGCGCAACAGTGGTCCCATCGTCTGGCGTTTCGCCTGCAAGTCTGGGTACTTATGGCGGGGCTCCCGTCATTGGCGGTCGGGGCGGCGCTGGCCGGAGTCCTCTACCACATGACTATCGTCTCGACGGAACGGAGCGTCGAATTGGCCGCTCGCCAGGCAATGGAAACGCTGGATCGCCTGATGTTCGAGCGCTATGGCGATGTGGAAGTCTTTGCCAGCTTGCCCGCCGTGCGCACGCTCGACCGGGACAATCTCCAGGCGGTCGCCAATCTCTACGTGTCTACCTATGCGCCGTATTATGCTCTGGCGGCCATCGCCGATCGATCCGGAGCGGTGCTGGCAGTCAGCGATGCCGGTTCCACGGGTCCGACGCCCGCCTCGGCCCGGGAGATCGGCCTTTCCGTTTCGGCGGAGCCCTGGTTTCTGGAGGCCCTGGCCCATCCCCAGCAGGTCGTGTTCGACGATGGTCCCCGCGATCGCTTGACTCAGGCGGTGGCGCACGATGGAAAGGCCATCATCGTGCTCGCACGGGCGATCAGCAACGCGGCCGGGACCGTTGTCGGTGTGTGGTCGGCGCACATTGTCGTCGAGTCGCTCGTCCATGTGTTTCAGCCGATGGGCCGAGGGGCAGACAAGAGTGTGCCCTACCCGATGGTCTTAAAAGCCGCATCCGGCGAGCGGCTGCTCGCGATCGGGGTTTCGGAGAATGCCCCTCCGGATGCCATTGTCCGTTCCTCAGGATTTTCCCGCTGGCCCGGCGGCCGGTGGACGCTCGAAGCCTATATGCCGTCGCAATTCCGCCGCCAGCAATGGATGCTCGCCGGCTGGGGGGGCATGGCGATCATGCTGTTCACGGCCACCGGCACGGCGGTGCTGGCGTGGATTTTTCGGCGTGAAGTGATCCGGCCGCTGGCCGATCTGGAGTCTCAGGTGTTGATGCTGGAGGTGCCGCCGCACCGCGCAGCCGATGACCTGATGACAGAGGTCCTGGCGCACGATCAGTCTGGTGCGTCCTCTCAGGAGCGGTTGCTGCGGCGGGACGACGAGCTGGGCGATCTTGCGCGCAAGCTCCACGCGCAGACCAGAGAGATTCATGTGCATCTGAGCCAGCTGTCCCTGTTGAACCACAGCAGCCGCGGCATTCAGGAACATGTTGTATCGCTTCCTGCCCTCCTGGAGCGGATTCTTCACACGGCCAAACTGCTGACCGGCGCCCGCTATGCAGCCTTGGGCGTCTTCGATGAGACCGGGGAGCGGCTCATACAGTTTTTAACGGCGGGGATTGATGACGAGACCAGGCGGGCGATCGGACCGTTGCCGACCGGCCGCGGGCTCTTGGGCGCGGTTATCAAGAAGGACGGCGTGCTGCGGCTCAAGGATTTGACGCGGCATGCGGAATCGGTCGGCTTTCCGGCCCATCATCCGGCGATGCAGTCGTTTCTTGGCGTGTCCATTCGCGCGCGCGGCACCCTGTTCGGCCGGCTCTACTTGACGGACAAGCTCTGCGCGCCCGCCGATGGGTTTGCGGAGCGCACCGGTGAGCCTGCGACCGGCGAATTCACGGAACTCGACGAACAATTGGTTGCGGCGCTGGCGTTTCAAGCGGGCACCGCGATCGAGACGGCCAGGTTAATCGAGGAAATCCGGGCGACGCAAAGCCGGGATCGCGCCTTGCTCGACTCGGTGGATGAAGGCATCTACGGCGTCGATCTGGCGGGCCGCTGTCTGTTCATCAATCGGGCCGGAGCTGCGATGCTCGGGCATGCCCCAAGCGACCTCGTCGGACGGGACATGCATGCGGCGGTGCATCATACGCGGGAGGATGGAACGCCCTGCCCGGACACCGCCTGCCCGATTCTCGGCGCGTTGCGCGCCCAGCATGGGTGCCGGCTCGAACAGGAGCGCTTCTGGCGGCAGGATGGCACCTCGTTTCCCGCGATATGCGCGGTGACGCTGTTGCGGGGCGAGGACGATGCGGTGACCGGCGCGGTCGTCTGTTTTTCGGATCTCACCGAGCGCCGTGCGATGGAGACGCGCGTCCGGCAGGGACAGAAGATGGAGACGCTCGGCCAGCTTGCGGCCGGGGTGGCGCACGACTTCAACAATCTGCTGACGGTGATGGCGGGCTACAGCGAGCTGGCGCTGCTGCAGGCTGACGCGCCGGCCTCGGTGCGGGCGAAGGTCGAGGAAATCAAGAAAGCAGCCGATCGCGCGGCGGTGCTGACCGGCCAATTGCTGGCGTTTGGACGGAAGAAGCCGGTTGAACGCAAAGTCGTGAGCGTCACCGATGCCATTCGCGGCGTAGAGTCGCTCATCCGGCGGCTGGCCGGCGAGGGCATCACCGTGGATATCGCATTGCCCGATGGGCGGTGGTTTATCAAGGCAGACGTGGGCGGGTTCGAGCAGATTCTGATCAATCTGGTCGTCAATGCCCGGGATGCGATGCCAAACGGCGGGCGGCTGGAGATTCGCGGCGCGATTCTCGACCCCGCTGCGGCGAGCCCGGCTTTGATGCAGGCCGCGCACGGGTCTTCGATCATGCTGACGGTGCGCGATACCGGAGTGGGCATGGACAAAGCCACGCAGGCGCGCATTTTCGAGCCGTTTTTCACCACGAAATCGGTGGGCCGGGGCACCGGGCTGGGACTGGCGACGGTCTACCGCATCGTCATGGAACATGATGGGGGCATCTATGTGGCGAGCGAGCCGGGAGCCGGGACGACCTTTACGGTGGTGTTTCCGTTGGTCGAGGCGCCGGTGGAACAGGCGCCGGCTGCGGGCGGCGAGGGGCCGGTTCGTGGTGGTGATGAAACCGTTCTGTTAGTCGAAGACGAGGCGTCGGTTCAAGCACTGGCCACATCGATGCTGGAGAGCCGGGGGTATCGGGTGCTGACCGCCCAAGACGGGCAGGAAGGCGTCGCGGTGGCACAGCAGTATGAGGGCCCCATTCATCTGCTGGTGTCCGATGCGAGGATGCCGCGCGTGAGCGGCCCGGCGATGGCCAGGCGCCTGCGGAGCCAGCGCCCTGCCCTCAAGGTGTTGTTCATCACCGGAAGCCTCGATGCCGGGAGAAGCGGGTACGGCGCGCTATCGAAGCAGGGCCACGTCCTTCGGAAACCGTTCACGATGCAGGCCTTGTTGGAAGCGGTCAGACAGGTGTTGGATCTTCCAGCCAGCCGGCGGGAGGTTCCGAATGAGGCCGGCGAGCCGGCC is drawn from Nitrospira sp. and contains these coding sequences:
- a CDS encoding response regulator gives rise to the protein MPLSDFPRLLAQQWSHRLAFRLQVWVLMAGLPSLAVGAALAGVLYHMTIVSTERSVELAARQAMETLDRLMFERYGDVEVFASLPAVRTLDRDNLQAVANLYVSTYAPYYALAAIADRSGAVLAVSDAGSTGPTPASAREIGLSVSAEPWFLEALAHPQQVVFDDGPRDRLTQAVAHDGKAIIVLARAISNAAGTVVGVWSAHIVVESLVHVFQPMGRGADKSVPYPMVLKAASGERLLAIGVSENAPPDAIVRSSGFSRWPGGRWTLEAYMPSQFRRQQWMLAGWGGMAIMLFTATGTAVLAWIFRREVIRPLADLESQVLMLEVPPHRAADDLMTEVLAHDQSGASSQERLLRRDDELGDLARKLHAQTREIHVHLSQLSLLNHSSRGIQEHVVSLPALLERILHTAKLLTGARYAALGVFDETGERLIQFLTAGIDDETRRAIGPLPTGRGLLGAVIKKDGVLRLKDLTRHAESVGFPAHHPAMQSFLGVSIRARGTLFGRLYLTDKLCAPADGFAERTGEPATGEFTELDEQLVAALAFQAGTAIETARLIEEIRATQSRDRALLDSVDEGIYGVDLAGRCLFINRAGAAMLGHAPSDLVGRDMHAAVHHTREDGTPCPDTACPILGALRAQHGCRLEQERFWRQDGTSFPAICAVTLLRGEDDAVTGAVVCFSDLTERRAMETRVRQGQKMETLGQLAAGVAHDFNNLLTVMAGYSELALLQADAPASVRAKVEEIKKAADRAAVLTGQLLAFGRKKPVERKVVSVTDAIRGVESLIRRLAGEGITVDIALPDGRWFIKADVGGFEQILINLVVNARDAMPNGGRLEIRGAILDPAAASPALMQAAHGSSIMLTVRDTGVGMDKATQARIFEPFFTTKSVGRGTGLGLATVYRIVMEHDGGIYVASEPGAGTTFTVVFPLVEAPVEQAPAAGGEGPVRGGDETVLLVEDEASVQALATSMLESRGYRVLTAQDGQEGVAVAQQYEGPIHLLVSDARMPRVSGPAMARRLRSQRPALKVLFITGSLDAGRSGYGALSKQGHVLRKPFTMQALLEAVRQVLDLPASRREVPNEAGEPARVLIIDDDAQINALLQEMLRSESFPVLAAASGAEGIERLQQEPVDVALVDLSLPDMDGVLVIQAVQQRWPLVKILAMSGGGIGVTPDVYLARARQAGAAGTLVKPFSREQLIEAVHEVIADPFL
- a CDS encoding Crp/Fnr family transcriptional regulator codes for the protein MKLLPPIDLCLDCPVEGNCALVKADSLPPLHQTAVGTHCGLVTTYRSGEFLSRQNTRASHALMICRGVVAMVVFTADGEEILLEALGPGHLVGFSDWLQRTRTDSLAAKAVTDVTIRSVTVDDPLTLLRKNDEARTALLEQTRTHITTAQRAMIGLRGHNARAHMLLAIHELTRLLRLKRNRPVIIPHKIPRWFFSAYTGLRPETVSRILSRLQHEGLIARRDGRLAIPDFHKLGHGIRQYSSFLFEHLD